In one window of Saprospiraceae bacterium DNA:
- a CDS encoding polysaccharide deacetylase family protein: MVYLSYTPKFLQTIFPDLIWRIETPAKELYLSFDDGPIPEVTPWILEQLYAYEAKASFFCVGENAEKYPELLERIREENHTIGSHSYNHLSGWQTDNLAYILNVRKGARACGSRLYRPPYGKIKPSQTRILKHHYKIIMWDVLSGDFDPDLSAEACYQNVVRNSLPGSIVVFHDSIKSKSKLKSVLPRVLDHFSNLGYRFKALEESSISNKSYSEKTTYSESVL, encoded by the coding sequence ATGGTTTATCTGAGTTACACTCCAAAATTTCTGCAGACGATCTTTCCGGATCTGATATGGAGAATTGAGACCCCTGCGAAAGAACTTTACCTGAGTTTTGACGATGGGCCCATTCCCGAAGTGACCCCCTGGATTTTGGAACAATTATATGCATACGAGGCAAAAGCGAGTTTTTTTTGTGTAGGAGAAAACGCTGAGAAATACCCCGAGCTCCTGGAGCGGATCCGGGAAGAAAACCACACCATTGGAAGTCACAGTTATAACCACCTCTCCGGATGGCAAACCGATAATCTTGCTTATATTTTAAATGTTAGAAAAGGAGCAAGGGCCTGTGGTTCCAGATTATACAGACCGCCTTATGGAAAAATAAAACCATCTCAAACCAGAATACTCAAACATCACTACAAAATCATCATGTGGGATGTGCTGAGCGGCGACTTTGATCCCGATCTCTCTGCCGAAGCATGTTACCAAAACGTCGTCCGGAATTCATTACCAGGGTCCATCGTAGTTTTTCACGATTCCATTAAATCTAAATCAAAACTGAAATCTGTATTGCCGAGGGTTCTCGATCATTTTTCTAATCTTGGATACCGTTTTAAAGCCTTAGAAGAAAGTTCAATATCAAACAAATCTTACAGCGAAAAAACAACTTATTCAGAATCGGTTCTTTGA
- a CDS encoding glycoside hydrolase family 16 protein — MKQLFFFILWSTSHLAAQDSLIVVEKSGLDICSKGTWNLIWSDEFEGHALDRTKWFSYFPFTKDGSDSCAACRGLVGDEFLSDSNLIVQNGVLSIEARKEKASWFGKDFDYTSGNIFSMQGFKYGRFEIRCKLPEGKGFWPSFWTAGDGVIEEIDVFEAKGHIQTQLQTNYHHCYNRSGCQQPKWHWTSDQEDWNTYAIEWDPFFIRWYVNKRLVRTLPGYKNLKNNRPANHCILRKGNYVPIDAFPKNKHRIISGLGVGGPFGGRISSKTKFPSRMEIDYIRIYQRTDSE, encoded by the coding sequence ATGAAACAGTTGTTTTTCTTTATTTTATGGAGTACCTCTCATTTAGCTGCACAAGACAGCTTGATTGTTGTCGAAAAAAGTGGTTTGGATATTTGTTCAAAAGGAACATGGAATCTCATTTGGTCTGATGAATTTGAAGGCCATGCCCTTGATCGCACAAAATGGTTCAGCTATTTCCCTTTTACAAAAGATGGTTCCGATTCATGTGCGGCTTGCAGAGGATTGGTAGGCGATGAGTTTTTATCGGATTCAAACCTGATCGTTCAAAACGGAGTTCTATCCATCGAAGCCCGCAAAGAAAAGGCAAGCTGGTTTGGTAAAGATTTCGATTATACTTCCGGCAATATTTTTTCAATGCAGGGATTTAAATACGGCCGATTTGAAATCAGATGCAAACTTCCGGAAGGAAAAGGGTTTTGGCCATCATTTTGGACAGCCGGTGATGGAGTCATTGAGGAAATCGATGTCTTTGAAGCCAAAGGCCATATTCAAACACAACTGCAAACCAATTACCACCATTGTTACAATCGATCTGGTTGTCAACAACCTAAATGGCATTGGACTTCAGATCAGGAAGATTGGAATACATATGCCATCGAATGGGATCCTTTTTTTATCAGGTGGTATGTAAACAAAAGATTGGTAAGGACTCTGCCTGGGTATAAAAATTTAAAAAATAACCGACCCGCCAATCACTGCATCTTGCGAAAAGGTAACTATGTACCTATAGATGCTTTTCCAAAAAATAAACACCGGATCATTTCCGGACTTGGAGTAGGGGGGCCTTTTGGCGGAAGGATCAGTTCAAAAACAAAATTTCCATCGCGAATGGAAATAGATTACATCAGGATCTATCAAAGAACCGATTCTGAATAA
- a CDS encoding SAM-dependent methyltransferase, whose protein sequence is MSQAKLHLIPVPLSGASPEQLSQEAINAAKSLNTFVVERAKTARHFLKSIQHPTPLQSIEIFEIPERDQHHFNQNMIGELLLGKSMGLLSEAGMPCIADPGYEIVRLAHEMGIPVFPYSGPNSMLLALMASGFSGQSFQFHGYLPAKKEALRDQVIKIVAIVKNTGIPQIFMETPYRNKQLLDILLSHVPGDVSLCVASQLGNAQQKIHTRSMKQWTTELCKVHLDLPSVFILGK, encoded by the coding sequence ATGTCTCAAGCCAAGCTTCATTTAATTCCAGTGCCATTAAGCGGCGCCTCCCCCGAACAACTAAGCCAGGAAGCTATAAATGCAGCTAAATCGTTGAATACCTTTGTTGTAGAACGTGCAAAAACAGCCAGACATTTCCTCAAATCCATCCAACATCCTACTCCTTTGCAATCGATCGAAATTTTTGAAATACCAGAGCGGGATCAGCATCATTTTAACCAAAATATGATCGGGGAGTTGCTGCTGGGCAAAAGTATGGGTCTTTTATCCGAGGCCGGTATGCCATGTATTGCCGATCCGGGTTATGAAATAGTAAGATTGGCTCATGAAATGGGGATCCCGGTCTTTCCTTATTCTGGTCCGAACTCTATGCTGCTTGCTTTGATGGCTTCAGGTTTTTCCGGACAAAGTTTTCAGTTTCATGGATATCTCCCTGCCAAAAAGGAAGCCCTGAGAGATCAGGTGATAAAAATTGTAGCGATTGTAAAAAATACAGGTATACCACAAATTTTTATGGAAACGCCCTACCGGAATAAGCAATTGTTGGATATTCTTTTAAGCCATGTGCCCGGAGATGTAAGCCTTTGTGTTGCCAGTCAGTTGGGGAATGCACAACAAAAAATTCATACCCGAAGCATGAAGCAATGGACTACAGAACTATGTAAAGTACATTTGGATCTTCCATCCGTATTTATTTTAGGAAAATGA
- a CDS encoding glycosyl hydrolase, which translates to MKPQFALIVLLGLLVNKSYTQIKINAATFGSLEARAMGPATMSGRITDIKGVDSSPKILYIGTAGGGVWKSTNAGASYKPVFDKYCQSIGAIAIDQKNPDTLYVGTGESNMRNSVSIGTGLYKSTDAGDNWVKIGLDSTEHISKIVIDPKNSSNIYVAAPGPLWSDSQHRGLFKSTDGGKSWQKIFYINERTGCADIAIHPENPAIVYATFWEFRRKAYSFASGGKSSGIYKSENGGQTWRKLTNGLPDGDFGRVALTLAPSEPDKLLAIVESNNTGLYISTDGGEHWKSQSATMNVVSRPFYFSTLVVDPFDAKRVYRPALQFSYSDDGGYSWNDASYDGGWVHSDHHALWINPKNTDHMFLGTDGGVYISNDRGVTWIFCGNLPVSQFYRVAVDDHEPYRIYGGLQDNGSWIGPSEAPGGVSNSDWKMLYWGDGFWTIPDPLDPNTAYAESQGGNAARIDLSTFKSYNIKPQQTKAQDKLRWNWNTPITSGVSNKKNLYIGAQYLFKSTDQGRNWMAISPDLTTNDKKKQDQENSGGLSADNTSAENHCTIYSIAESPFDEKILWVGTDDGNVQLSKDGGLSWQKLNSNFQIQGVPDQAWVSWIELSNHHTGTAYICLDHHTYGDHQTYLLQTTDMGKTWSRIQSPEFTGFAHRIKEDPVNENLLFLGTEMGLFASLDKGTNWFRMKNKIPEYALVRDIQIQERNSSLIVGTHGRGIYIIDDITAMRKMTSEFANRKMALIDCDTMVLSSGKYGGGMDLGNFWNAPNPDDIPPFKYYLKERIMKGEFKAEILDMEGKTVQSLTPSNRKGINKIYWNQRMKPGKVAEGGTKLDFSAFVAPKVLPGKYQLRLSIGHEQLIDTFELIHKDLRDYTLADRIAQHELCMQYYKMHEQLAGIVAEIQTKQEQLNSLIKKCKKQKHRTWLETYHSELETLRSDLLATKQKSIFADEEKLRERISDAYSAAAIQDMRPSNLVTDRAQQLKSEVEEAGRNKDMMIKKNTAGLDKIIKAEKLYEERKP; encoded by the coding sequence ATGAAACCGCAATTTGCACTCATCGTTCTATTGGGCTTGTTGGTAAATAAGAGCTATACTCAAATTAAAATCAATGCCGCTACTTTTGGTTCACTGGAAGCCAGGGCAATGGGTCCGGCGACAATGAGCGGAAGGATCACAGACATTAAAGGAGTGGACAGCAGTCCCAAAATTCTATATATCGGAACTGCAGGTGGCGGAGTTTGGAAATCCACAAACGCCGGAGCTTCCTACAAACCGGTCTTTGATAAATACTGTCAGTCCATTGGAGCCATTGCGATTGATCAGAAAAATCCGGATACCCTGTATGTTGGTACCGGCGAAAGCAACATGCGAAATTCAGTTTCGATTGGAACAGGCTTATACAAATCGACGGATGCAGGCGATAATTGGGTAAAAATCGGATTGGATAGTACAGAACATATTTCAAAAATTGTCATCGATCCAAAAAATAGCAGCAACATCTATGTCGCAGCGCCAGGCCCGCTTTGGTCAGATAGTCAGCACAGGGGACTCTTCAAATCGACAGATGGCGGTAAATCCTGGCAAAAAATTTTTTATATAAACGAACGTACCGGATGTGCAGATATAGCCATACATCCCGAAAATCCTGCAATTGTGTATGCTACCTTTTGGGAATTCAGGCGCAAAGCCTACAGTTTTGCTTCCGGAGGCAAAAGCTCCGGTATCTATAAAAGCGAAAATGGTGGTCAAACCTGGAGGAAATTGACCAATGGACTCCCTGATGGAGATTTTGGCCGTGTAGCTCTAACACTTGCGCCAAGCGAACCGGACAAACTTTTAGCGATAGTCGAATCGAATAATACCGGACTGTATATTTCTACCGACGGAGGTGAACATTGGAAATCACAAAGTGCTACCATGAATGTCGTGTCGCGCCCTTTTTATTTTTCTACTTTGGTGGTCGATCCTTTTGATGCAAAAAGAGTTTACAGACCAGCCTTGCAATTTTCCTATTCTGACGATGGTGGTTATTCCTGGAATGATGCCAGTTATGACGGTGGTTGGGTACATTCCGATCACCATGCATTGTGGATCAATCCAAAAAATACGGATCACATGTTTCTCGGCACTGATGGGGGTGTTTACATCTCCAATGATCGAGGAGTAACCTGGATATTTTGTGGAAATTTACCGGTTAGTCAATTTTACAGAGTGGCAGTAGATGATCACGAACCTTACCGGATTTATGGCGGACTGCAGGATAATGGTTCCTGGATAGGACCAAGTGAAGCCCCTGGAGGAGTCAGCAACAGCGATTGGAAAATGCTCTATTGGGGCGATGGTTTTTGGACCATACCTGACCCCTTGGACCCCAATACAGCCTATGCAGAAAGTCAGGGTGGAAATGCCGCAAGAATTGATCTGAGCACATTCAAGTCTTACAACATCAAACCACAACAAACGAAAGCTCAGGATAAATTGAGATGGAATTGGAACACCCCTATTACATCAGGTGTCTCCAATAAAAAGAATTTATACATCGGCGCTCAATACCTGTTCAAATCTACTGACCAGGGCAGAAATTGGATGGCCATTTCGCCGGATCTGACTACCAATGATAAAAAGAAACAAGACCAGGAAAATTCCGGTGGACTGAGCGCAGACAATACAAGCGCTGAAAATCACTGCACGATTTATTCTATAGCAGAATCGCCTTTTGACGAAAAAATTTTATGGGTCGGAACGGATGATGGAAATGTGCAATTGAGTAAAGATGGCGGACTAAGTTGGCAAAAATTAAATTCTAATTTTCAAATTCAAGGCGTTCCTGATCAGGCCTGGGTAAGTTGGATTGAATTGTCGAATCATCATACCGGAACCGCTTATATCTGTTTAGATCATCACACCTACGGCGATCATCAAACGTATTTACTTCAAACAACAGACATGGGTAAAACCTGGAGCCGAATCCAAAGCCCGGAATTTACAGGATTCGCACATCGCATTAAAGAAGATCCCGTGAATGAAAACCTTTTATTTCTGGGAACAGAAATGGGTCTGTTTGCCAGTCTGGATAAAGGAACCAATTGGTTTCGTATGAAAAATAAAATACCCGAGTATGCATTGGTCAGAGATATTCAAATACAGGAAAGGAATTCTTCACTAATCGTTGGAACCCATGGTCGCGGAATATATATCATTGATGATATCACTGCCATGCGAAAAATGACCTCAGAATTTGCCAATCGAAAAATGGCACTAATCGATTGTGATACCATGGTACTATCATCGGGAAAATATGGTGGAGGCATGGATCTCGGAAATTTCTGGAATGCACCAAATCCAGATGATATTCCTCCATTCAAGTACTATTTGAAAGAACGAATCATGAAAGGCGAATTCAAAGCAGAAATACTGGATATGGAAGGTAAAACGGTTCAGTCACTTACGCCTTCCAATCGAAAAGGCATCAATAAAATTTATTGGAACCAAAGAATGAAGCCCGGAAAAGTTGCTGAGGGTGGCACCAAATTAGATTTTTCAGCATTTGTTGCACCGAAAGTATTACCCGGAAAATATCAACTCAGATTATCTATCGGTCATGAGCAACTGATCGATACATTTGAACTGATTCATAAAGATCTTCGGGATTACACCTTAGCAGACCGCATTGCACAACACGAACTCTGTATGCAGTATTACAAAATGCACGAACAACTTGCCGGAATTGTTGCAGAGATCCAAACAAAACAAGAGCAACTCAACTCTTTGATTAAAAAATGCAAAAAACAAAAGCACAGGACCTGGCTTGAAACCTATCATAGTGAACTTGAAACGCTCAGATCCGATTTATTGGCTACAAAACAAAAATCGATATTCGCAGATGAAGAAAAATTAAGGGAACGAATTTCGGATGCATACAGTGCTGCTGCAATTCAGGACATGAGACCCTCAAATCTAGTTACAGACCGTGCTCAACAATTAAAATCTGAAGTTGAAGAGGCTGGTCGCAACAAAGATATGATGATCAAAAAAAATACGGCAGGACTTGATAAAATTATCAAAGCTGAAAAACTTTACGAAGAACGGAAGCCGTGA
- a CDS encoding AAA family ATPase, with amino-acid sequence MDPSILRLHAEETFTAELTALLEEDSEQKPYAWKLSPWAVLKYLWGGKTKSGLEISPKYIGDRKIVEIAIATLLSDRALLLLGVPGTAKSWLAEHLSAAICGHSNLLVQGTSGTHEDSLRYGWNYAQLISKGPSKEALVASPVMQAMESGQIVRIEELTRIPTEIQDALISILSEKILPVPELGIEVQARRGFNILASANDQDKGIYPMSSALQRRFNMLVMPLPENLSDEIRIVHQRVQQMEKSLNIPLEKLKEKHIEKLLVIFRELRSGISNDGKQKIKKTKSLFSPAETISMLHHARIQHHYFSDAELGIPDLAHAMIQTFIKDDPEEMNTLSEYNESVLKKRADFKEWYELLKKNI; translated from the coding sequence ATGGATCCATCCATTCTCAGATTACATGCTGAAGAGACTTTTACCGCGGAACTTACCGCACTGTTGGAAGAGGATTCTGAGCAAAAACCATATGCCTGGAAACTTTCTCCCTGGGCTGTTTTGAAATACCTATGGGGTGGAAAAACAAAAAGTGGCCTGGAAATCAGTCCGAAATATATTGGTGACCGCAAAATTGTAGAAATAGCCATTGCAACACTTTTATCTGACCGTGCTTTATTGCTCCTGGGTGTACCAGGAACTGCAAAGAGCTGGTTGGCCGAACATTTGTCTGCTGCCATATGCGGGCATTCAAATTTGCTGGTACAGGGAACTTCGGGAACTCATGAAGATTCGCTGCGCTATGGATGGAATTATGCGCAACTCATTTCTAAAGGACCAAGTAAGGAAGCTTTGGTTGCCAGTCCGGTTATGCAAGCCATGGAGAGCGGACAAATCGTACGCATTGAAGAATTGACCCGCATTCCAACTGAAATTCAGGACGCGCTTATCAGCATCTTATCTGAAAAAATTCTGCCTGTACCTGAATTAGGAATCGAAGTCCAGGCAAGAAGAGGATTCAACATTCTTGCCAGTGCCAATGATCAGGATAAGGGTATTTATCCCATGTCATCTGCCCTTCAAAGGCGATTCAATATGCTCGTGATGCCATTGCCGGAAAATCTTTCTGATGAAATCAGAATTGTCCATCAGCGGGTTCAGCAAATGGAAAAATCTTTAAACATCCCTCTGGAAAAATTAAAAGAAAAGCATATCGAAAAATTATTGGTTATTTTTCGGGAACTCAGATCGGGAATATCAAACGACGGAAAACAGAAGATCAAAAAAACCAAATCTTTGTTTAGTCCAGCTGAAACCATATCCATGCTCCATCATGCCAGGATCCAGCACCATTATTTTTCAGATGCGGAGTTGGGTATACCGGATTTAGCCCATGCCATGATTCAAACCTTTATTAAAGACGATCCTGAAGAGATGAATACCCTGAGTGAGTACAATGAGTCTGTACTTAAGAAAAGGGCAGATTTTAAGGAATGGTACGAACTATTGAAGAAGAATATATAA
- a CDS encoding segregation/condensation protein A, translated as MNTYTIKLQQFEGPFDLLLFFIERDELDIYDIPIAKITEDFLDYIRHMEQMNIDLASEFILVAATLIRIKAKMLLPRKELDENNQEIDPRKELVQRLLEYKSIKEAIDDFSKMEDDQYFRIPRGNMKSEFEALAQKALVDAEWETLNLFNLMKVFQRVMDRLNEAPKAVVHRIFNYEYEIENEQSRVIDRIRSQGRVHFENLFEVAENRIHAIVIFLGILELVNLQQLHLIKGEQLNQFWLEEKKVEELGEEEE; from the coding sequence ATGAATACGTATACTATTAAACTGCAGCAATTTGAAGGACCTTTTGACCTTTTGCTGTTCTTTATTGAACGAGACGAACTGGATATCTACGATATACCCATTGCCAAAATCACAGAAGATTTTCTTGATTACATCCGGCACATGGAGCAAATGAATATCGATCTGGCCAGCGAATTTATTCTGGTTGCTGCCACTCTGATCCGGATCAAGGCAAAAATGCTTTTACCCAGAAAGGAACTCGATGAAAACAATCAGGAGATCGACCCCCGAAAGGAGCTTGTACAAAGACTTTTGGAATACAAATCCATCAAGGAAGCCATTGATGACTTCAGCAAAATGGAAGACGACCAATATTTCAGGATTCCCCGGGGAAATATGAAATCAGAATTTGAAGCCCTGGCTCAAAAGGCCCTGGTCGATGCCGAATGGGAAACCTTGAATCTTTTTAATCTGATGAAGGTATTCCAGCGGGTCATGGATCGCCTGAATGAAGCTCCAAAAGCCGTGGTCCATCGCATTTTCAATTACGAATATGAAATTGAAAATGAACAAAGCCGCGTGATTGATCGCATTCGTTCTCAGGGAAGGGTGCATTTTGAAAATTTATTTGAAGTTGCTGAAAACAGAATCCACGCTATCGTTATTTTTCTTGGAATCCTCGAATTGGTCAATCTGCAGCAACTGCATCTCATCAAAGGCGAACAATTGAATCAATTCTGGCTCGAAGAAAAAAAGGTGGAAGAACTTGGTGAAGAAGAAGAGTAA